The following are encoded in a window of Variovorax paradoxus genomic DNA:
- a CDS encoding bifunctional helix-turn-helix transcriptional regulator/GNAT family N-acetyltransferase translates to MTMATMTASASPVDPLAVKAIRQFNRFYTRRIGALDPYLGSEMSLTDVRVLYELAHRETPVASEIGRDLGFDAGYLSRILRRFETQGWLTREPHARDARQSVLRLTEAGHAAFAPLQQKSRDEAAALLAALPPAQQNQLVQAMGTVQSLLDPATPPARTQAAVLRDPAPGDIGWVVQQHGELYAREYGWDQRFEALVAGIAGEFLLKFQPEWERCWIAELNGERVGAIFVVRKSATVAQLRMLLLTPAARGLGLGGRLVDECIAFARRKGYKKMTLWTNSCLTAARSIYAKRGFQLTHSEPHEGYGQPLVGETWELKL, encoded by the coding sequence ATGACAATGGCAACCATGACCGCTTCTGCCAGCCCCGTCGATCCGCTCGCCGTCAAGGCGATCCGCCAGTTCAACCGCTTCTACACGCGTCGAATCGGCGCCCTCGACCCCTACCTCGGCAGCGAGATGTCACTGACCGACGTGCGCGTGCTCTACGAGCTGGCGCACCGCGAAACCCCGGTCGCCAGCGAGATCGGGCGCGACCTGGGCTTCGACGCCGGCTACCTCAGCCGCATCCTGCGCCGCTTCGAAACCCAGGGCTGGCTCACGCGCGAGCCGCACGCCCGCGACGCGCGCCAGAGCGTGCTGCGCCTGACCGAGGCCGGCCACGCGGCATTTGCGCCGTTGCAACAGAAATCGCGCGACGAAGCCGCCGCCCTGCTCGCCGCGCTGCCGCCGGCGCAGCAAAACCAGCTGGTGCAGGCGATGGGCACCGTGCAGTCGCTGCTCGATCCGGCCACGCCGCCGGCCCGCACCCAGGCCGCCGTGCTGCGCGATCCGGCGCCCGGCGACATCGGCTGGGTGGTGCAGCAGCATGGCGAACTGTATGCGCGCGAATACGGTTGGGACCAGCGCTTCGAGGCGCTTGTGGCGGGCATCGCGGGCGAGTTCCTGCTCAAGTTCCAGCCCGAGTGGGAGCGCTGCTGGATCGCCGAGCTCAACGGCGAGCGCGTCGGCGCGATCTTCGTGGTGCGCAAGTCGGCCACCGTGGCGCAGCTGCGCATGCTGCTCCTCACGCCGGCCGCGCGCGGGCTGGGCCTGGGCGGTCGCCTCGTCGACGAGTGCATCGCCTTCGCGCGCCGCAAGGGCTACAAGAAAATGACGCTGTGGACCAACAGTTGCCTCACGGCCGCGCGCAGCATCTACGCCAAGCGCGGGTTCCAGCTTACGCATTCGGAACCGCACGAAGGCTACGGGCAGCCGCTGGTCGGAGAGACCTGGGAGTTGAAGCTGTAG
- a CDS encoding GNAT family N-acetyltransferase → MRLIACTEEAHSGAILAILNEAIVNSTALYDYKPRTPENMVTWFATKRANGFPVIGAEDEHGKLLGFASYGTFRAFPAYKYTVEHSVYVDAAHRGEGLGRTLMEAIVAEAIAREVHVMVGAIDASNAGSIALHERLGFTHSGTVQQAGFKFGRWLDVAFYQRILATPLNPVDG, encoded by the coding sequence ATGCGTCTCATCGCCTGCACCGAAGAAGCCCATTCAGGCGCCATCCTGGCGATCCTGAACGAGGCCATCGTCAATTCCACCGCGCTGTACGACTACAAGCCGCGCACGCCCGAGAACATGGTGACGTGGTTCGCCACCAAGCGCGCCAACGGGTTCCCGGTGATCGGCGCGGAAGACGAGCACGGCAAGCTGCTGGGCTTTGCCAGCTACGGCACGTTCCGCGCCTTCCCGGCCTACAAGTACACGGTCGAGCACTCGGTGTACGTCGATGCCGCGCACCGCGGCGAGGGACTGGGCCGCACCTTGATGGAGGCGATCGTGGCCGAGGCGATTGCGCGCGAGGTGCACGTGATGGTCGGCGCCATCGACGCATCGAACGCCGGCAGCATCGCGCTGCACGAGCGCCTGGGCTTCACGCATTCGGGCACCGTGCAGCAGGCCGGCTTCAAGTTCGGCCGCTGGCTCGACGTGGCGTTCTACCAGCGCATCCTGGCGACGCCGCTGAACCCGGTCGACGGCTAG
- a CDS encoding chromate transporter: protein MTIAMQWHDWLALFGQYLLLSLLSISGAITTVPDMHRYLVAQHGWLTEAQFTSSVAIAQAAPGPNVLFVALMGWNVGLNAGGGIGAGPVAWLLGFFGLMVTMVGIMLPSTTLTYFATRWGHRNRTRREVRAFKQGMAPVVVGLLIATGWVLAGGNQSPGVPAWHLWLLSGVAALVVWRTRIHLLWLLGCGAALGAVGFV, encoded by the coding sequence ATGACCATCGCGATGCAATGGCACGACTGGCTGGCCCTCTTCGGCCAGTACCTGCTGCTGTCGCTGCTGTCGATCAGCGGCGCGATCACCACGGTGCCCGACATGCACCGCTACCTCGTGGCGCAGCACGGCTGGCTCACCGAGGCGCAGTTCACCTCGTCGGTCGCCATCGCCCAGGCCGCGCCGGGGCCCAACGTGCTGTTCGTCGCATTGATGGGCTGGAATGTCGGACTCAACGCGGGCGGCGGCATCGGCGCCGGGCCCGTGGCCTGGCTGCTCGGCTTTTTCGGCCTGATGGTCACGATGGTCGGCATCATGCTGCCGAGCACCACCCTCACCTATTTCGCCACGCGCTGGGGCCACCGCAACCGCACGCGCCGCGAGGTGCGCGCCTTCAAGCAGGGCATGGCGCCCGTGGTGGTCGGTCTGCTCATCGCCACCGGCTGGGTGCTGGCCGGCGGCAACCAGTCGCCCGGCGTGCCGGCCTGGCACCTGTGGCTGCTCAGCGGCGTGGCCGCGCTGGTGGTGTGGCGCACGCGCATCCACCTGCTGTGGCTGCTGGGCTGCGGCGCGGCGCTGGGCGCGGTAGGCTTCGTCTGA
- a CDS encoding YgiQ family radical SAM protein produces the protein MNAPVDVSFFARAAKPLTSYRKYWAARFGTAKFLPTSRKEMDALGWDSCDIIVVTGDAYVDHPSFGMSVIGRMLEAQGFRVGIIAQPDWQSAEPFKVLGKPNLFFGVTAGNMDSMINRYTADRKIRSDDAYTPGDIGGSRPDRAAIVYSQRCKEAWNDVPIILGGIEGSLRRIAHYDYWSDKVRRSIVVDAKCDLLLYGNAERAIVEIAHRLAAKEPVQQITDVRGTAYVRRETPEGWFEINSTSVDEPGRVEAHVNPYLMVSDQAKANGATCAKEDEAEAVAKAAEAAGSAAGSVVNPAIKPLTFVPNPALQGRGKISVPPRDRSVIRLPSYEQVRSDPVLYAHANRVLHLETNPGNARALVQAHGEGATARDVWINPPPIPLTTAEMDHVFDLPYARSPHPRYADENGSHDGATKIPAWEMIRFSVNIMRGCFGGCTFCSITEHEGRIIQSRSEESIIKEVEAIRDSVSGFTGTISDLGGPTANMYRLGCKSPEIESACRKPSCVYPGICPNLGTNHDPLIKIYRRARALKGIKKILIGSGLRYDLAVQSPEYVKELVQHHVGGYLKIAPEHTEQGPLTKMMKPGIGSYDKFKQMFEKYSAEAGKKQYLIPYFIAAHPGTSDEDMMNLAIWLKKNGFRADQVQTFYPSPMATATTMYHTNKNPLRKITRESETVDIVRGDKRRRLHKAFLRYHDANNWPLLREALKSMGRADLIGNGKHHLIPTWQPLTDGGYTSARRKNSTSAPVAAKAAAPVRLTPVKPSKGRILTQHTGLPPRDNGSGGGKPLNKPSRKVR, from the coding sequence ATGAACGCCCCCGTCGACGTCTCCTTTTTCGCGCGTGCCGCCAAGCCGCTGACCAGCTACCGCAAGTACTGGGCAGCCCGTTTTGGCACGGCCAAGTTCCTGCCGACCTCGCGCAAGGAGATGGACGCGCTCGGCTGGGACAGCTGCGACATCATCGTGGTCACGGGCGACGCCTACGTCGACCACCCCAGCTTCGGCATGTCGGTCATCGGCCGCATGCTCGAGGCGCAGGGCTTCCGCGTGGGCATCATTGCGCAGCCCGACTGGCAAAGCGCCGAGCCCTTCAAGGTGCTGGGCAAACCGAACCTGTTCTTCGGCGTCACCGCCGGCAACATGGATTCGATGATCAACCGCTACACGGCGGACCGAAAGATCCGCAGCGACGACGCCTACACGCCCGGCGACATCGGCGGCTCGCGCCCCGACCGCGCGGCCATCGTGTATTCGCAGCGCTGCAAGGAAGCCTGGAACGACGTGCCGATCATCCTCGGCGGCATCGAAGGCTCGCTGCGCCGCATCGCGCACTACGACTACTGGTCGGACAAGGTGCGCCGTTCCATCGTTGTCGACGCCAAGTGCGACCTGCTGCTGTACGGCAACGCCGAGCGCGCCATCGTCGAGATCGCGCACCGCCTGGCCGCCAAGGAGCCGGTGCAGCAGATCACCGACGTGCGCGGCACGGCCTATGTGCGCCGTGAAACGCCCGAGGGCTGGTTCGAGATCAACTCGACCAGCGTGGATGAACCCGGCCGCGTCGAGGCGCACGTCAATCCGTACCTGATGGTGTCCGACCAGGCCAAGGCCAATGGCGCCACGTGCGCGAAGGAAGACGAGGCCGAAGCCGTCGCCAAGGCCGCCGAAGCCGCGGGCTCTGCCGCCGGCTCGGTCGTCAACCCGGCCATCAAGCCGCTGACCTTCGTGCCCAACCCCGCGCTGCAAGGCCGCGGAAAGATCAGCGTGCCGCCGCGCGACCGTTCGGTGATCCGCCTGCCTTCCTACGAGCAGGTGCGCAGCGACCCGGTGCTCTACGCCCACGCCAACCGCGTGCTGCACCTCGAGACCAACCCCGGCAACGCCCGCGCGCTCGTGCAGGCGCACGGCGAGGGCGCCACGGCGCGCGACGTGTGGATCAACCCGCCGCCCATTCCGCTCACCACGGCCGAGATGGACCACGTGTTCGACCTGCCGTACGCGCGCAGCCCGCATCCGCGCTATGCCGACGAGAACGGCAGCCACGACGGCGCGACAAAGATCCCTGCATGGGAAATGATCCGCTTCAGCGTGAACATCATGCGCGGCTGCTTCGGCGGCTGCACCTTCTGCTCGATCACCGAGCACGAGGGCCGCATCATCCAGAGCCGCTCGGAAGAATCGATCATCAAGGAGGTCGAGGCCATCCGTGACTCGGTCAGCGGCTTCACCGGCACCATCTCCGACCTCGGCGGCCCGACGGCCAACATGTACCGCCTCGGCTGCAAGAGCCCCGAGATCGAGTCGGCGTGCCGCAAGCCCAGCTGCGTGTACCCGGGCATCTGCCCGAACCTGGGCACCAACCACGATCCGCTCATCAAGATCTATCGCCGCGCGCGTGCGCTCAAGGGCATCAAGAAGATCCTGATCGGTTCCGGCCTGCGCTACGACCTGGCCGTGCAGTCGCCCGAGTACGTGAAGGAGCTGGTGCAGCACCACGTCGGCGGCTATCTGAAGATCGCGCCCGAGCACACTGAGCAGGGCCCGCTCACGAAGATGATGAAGCCCGGCATCGGCAGCTACGACAAGTTCAAGCAGATGTTCGAGAAGTACTCGGCCGAGGCGGGCAAGAAGCAGTACCTCATTCCGTACTTCATCGCCGCGCACCCGGGCACCAGCGACGAGGACATGATGAACCTCGCGATCTGGCTCAAGAAGAACGGCTTCCGCGCCGACCAGGTTCAAACCTTCTACCCGTCGCCCATGGCCACCGCGACGACGATGTACCACACCAACAAGAACCCGCTGCGCAAGATCACGCGCGAGAGCGAGACGGTGGACATCGTGCGCGGCGACAAGCGCCGCCGCCTGCACAAGGCGTTCCTGCGCTACCACGATGCCAACAACTGGCCGCTGCTGCGCGAAGCGCTGAAGAGCATGGGCCGCGCCGACCTCATCGGCAACGGCAAGCATCACTTGATCCCGACGTGGCAGCCGCTGACCGATGGCGGCTACACGAGTGCGCGTCGCAAGAATTCGACCTCTGCGCCGGTGGCCGCCAAGGCCGCTGCGCCAGTCAGGCTGACGCCCGTGAAGCCCTCGAAGGGCCGCATCCTCACGCAGCACACCGGCCTCCCGCCGCGCGACAACGGCAGCGGCGGCGGCAAGCCGCTCAACAAGCCTTCACGCAAGGTGCGTTGA
- a CDS encoding CHRD domain-containing protein, with amino-acid sequence MNNSTRTLWRTTLVAGLAAVALAGCGMMSKSNVASFSGAMNAASEVPPNMTRGSGMAEAWLNRDTNVLKYKITYNGLSGPATAAHFHGPAAAGANAGVVLPFANAASPIEGQATLTPAQAADLVAGKWYANIHTAANPAGEIRGQMLPKM; translated from the coding sequence ATGAACAACAGCACTCGCACACTCTGGCGCACCACCCTCGTCGCGGGCCTGGCCGCCGTCGCGCTGGCCGGCTGCGGAATGATGTCGAAGTCGAACGTCGCGAGTTTCAGCGGCGCGATGAATGCGGCGAGCGAAGTGCCGCCCAACATGACGCGTGGCAGCGGCATGGCCGAGGCCTGGCTCAACCGCGACACCAACGTGCTCAAGTACAAGATCACCTACAACGGCCTGAGCGGCCCGGCCACGGCGGCCCACTTCCACGGGCCTGCCGCCGCGGGCGCGAATGCCGGCGTGGTGCTGCCCTTCGCGAATGCGGCCAGCCCGATCGAGGGCCAGGCCACGCTCACGCCGGCGCAGGCGGCAGATCTCGTGGCGGGCAAGTGGTACGCCAACATCCACACGGCGGCCAACCCGGCCGGCGAGATCCGCGGGCAGATGCTGCCGAAGATGTGA
- a CDS encoding DUF924 family protein: MISDDTLPCAHDVVAFWRDAGPERWFAKSDAFDAACIDRLAAAHQAAASGRLDHWADTGEGALALLVLLDQFPRNAWRQNPHMLATDGLALAVARRAVEAGFDTQADALMQRFFYLPFMHSEVLAEQERSVALNATQDANTQRFAVLHRDIVARFGRFPHRNRMLGRTSTPEEQKFLDEGGFAG; encoded by the coding sequence ATGATTTCCGACGACACCCTCCCTTGTGCACACGACGTGGTCGCCTTCTGGCGCGATGCCGGACCCGAGCGCTGGTTCGCGAAAAGCGATGCCTTCGATGCCGCCTGCATCGACCGCCTGGCCGCCGCCCACCAGGCTGCGGCCAGCGGCCGGCTCGACCACTGGGCCGACACCGGCGAAGGCGCCTTGGCCTTGCTGGTGCTGCTCGACCAGTTCCCGCGCAACGCCTGGCGCCAGAACCCGCACATGCTCGCCACCGACGGCCTCGCGCTGGCCGTGGCGCGCCGCGCCGTCGAAGCCGGCTTCGACACGCAGGCCGACGCCCTGATGCAGCGCTTCTTCTACCTGCCTTTCATGCACTCGGAGGTGCTGGCCGAGCAGGAACGCTCGGTCGCGCTCAACGCCACGCAGGACGCCAACACGCAGCGCTTTGCCGTGCTGCACCGCGACATCGTGGCGCGCTTCGGGCGCTTTCCGCACCGCAACCGGATGCTCGGGCGCACGTCCACGCCGGAAGAGCAGAAGTTTCTCGACGAAGGCGGCTTCGCCGGTTAG
- a CDS encoding YihY/virulence factor BrkB family protein, whose protein sequence is MLMQLRALFDLCRRAFASWSNDYAPSMGAALAYYTVFSIAPLLLIVIAVAGLVFGQEAARGEIFAQLSGLMGAQGAAAVQGMLQAVNKPTEGIVATVVGIGLLVVGATTVFGELQDALDRIWRAPARTQSKGLFNLLRVRLLSFSMIMGIGFLLMVSLVASAALAALGKWWSPMFGAWATLAQVVNFAFSFAMVTVIFAMIYKIMPRARVQWRDVWVGAAVTALLFTVGKHLIGLYIGKSSVASGYGAAGSLVVVLVWVYYSAQIFLLGAEFTWVYARTYGSMKDAAAEPAGHASPTRDVPLPAHADTP, encoded by the coding sequence ATGCTCATGCAACTACGCGCACTCTTCGATCTCTGCCGGCGCGCCTTCGCCTCCTGGTCGAACGACTACGCCCCGAGCATGGGCGCGGCGCTGGCCTACTACACCGTGTTCTCGATTGCACCGCTGCTGCTGATCGTGATCGCGGTGGCCGGCCTCGTCTTCGGTCAGGAGGCCGCGCGCGGCGAGATCTTCGCGCAGCTCTCGGGCCTCATGGGCGCGCAGGGCGCGGCGGCGGTGCAGGGCATGCTGCAGGCAGTCAACAAGCCGACCGAGGGCATCGTGGCCACGGTGGTCGGCATCGGCCTCCTGGTAGTGGGCGCGACCACCGTCTTCGGCGAACTGCAGGACGCGCTCGACCGCATCTGGCGCGCGCCCGCGCGCACGCAGAGCAAGGGCCTCTTCAATCTGCTGCGCGTGCGGCTGCTGTCGTTCAGCATGATCATGGGCATCGGCTTTTTGCTGATGGTGTCGCTGGTGGCGAGCGCCGCACTGGCCGCGCTGGGCAAGTGGTGGTCGCCGATGTTCGGTGCCTGGGCCACGCTGGCGCAGGTGGTGAACTTCGCCTTCAGCTTCGCGATGGTCACGGTGATCTTCGCGATGATCTACAAGATCATGCCGCGCGCCAGGGTGCAGTGGCGCGACGTGTGGGTGGGCGCGGCGGTGACGGCGCTGCTGTTCACCGTGGGCAAGCACCTCATCGGCCTGTACATCGGCAAGAGCAGCGTGGCTTCGGGCTACGGCGCGGCCGGCTCGCTGGTGGTGGTGCTGGTGTGGGTGTACTACTCGGCGCAGATCTTCCTGCTGGGCGCCGAGTTCACCTGGGTCTATGCGCGCACCTACGGCTCGATGAAGGACGCTGCGGCTGAGCCGGCAGGCCACGCGTCGCCGACGCGCGACGTGCCGCTGCCGGCGCATGCCGACACGCCCTAA
- a CDS encoding aldo/keto reductase, whose protein sequence is MSQLRPLGRSSLRVSPLAFGGNVFGWTVDEAASFKLLDAWLDAGFNFVDTADVYSAWVPGHVGGESETIIGKWLKQSGKRNRVVLATKVGKPMGEGKVGLSPAYIREAVDASLKRLQTDYIDLYQSHDDDANTPLEDTLGTFDALIKEGKVRAIGASNYTAPRLAEALDVSERLGIARYESLQPLYNLYDRAVFEDELEPLCIKREVGVINFYALAAGFLTGKYRTEADAAKSARGANTTKKYLNPRGLRILDALDKVAQQYNAKPGQVAIAWQIARPGVTAPIASATSLAQLEELVVATQLKLDAGTIDMLDRASAETPA, encoded by the coding sequence ATGTCGCAACTTCGTCCGCTCGGCCGTTCCAGCCTTCGGGTGTCTCCCCTCGCTTTCGGTGGCAACGTGTTCGGCTGGACCGTCGACGAGGCGGCCTCGTTCAAGCTGCTCGATGCCTGGCTCGACGCCGGTTTCAACTTCGTCGACACCGCCGACGTCTACTCGGCCTGGGTGCCGGGCCATGTGGGCGGCGAATCGGAGACGATCATCGGCAAGTGGCTCAAGCAGAGCGGCAAACGCAACCGCGTGGTGCTGGCCACCAAGGTCGGCAAGCCAATGGGCGAAGGCAAGGTGGGCCTGTCGCCCGCGTACATCCGCGAGGCCGTCGACGCCTCGCTCAAGCGCCTGCAGACCGACTACATCGACCTGTACCAGTCGCACGACGACGACGCGAACACGCCGCTCGAAGACACGCTGGGCACCTTCGACGCGCTCATCAAGGAGGGCAAGGTGCGCGCCATCGGCGCCTCGAACTACACGGCACCGCGGCTGGCCGAGGCGCTCGACGTGTCGGAACGCCTGGGCATCGCGCGCTACGAAAGCCTGCAGCCGCTGTACAACCTGTACGACCGCGCGGTGTTCGAAGACGAACTCGAGCCGCTGTGCATCAAGCGCGAAGTGGGCGTGATCAATTTCTACGCGCTGGCGGCGGGCTTTCTCACCGGCAAGTACCGCACCGAGGCCGATGCGGCCAAGAGCGCGCGCGGCGCCAACACCACCAAGAAATACCTGAACCCGCGCGGCCTGCGCATCCTCGACGCACTCGACAAGGTGGCTCAGCAGTACAACGCCAAGCCGGGCCAGGTCGCCATTGCGTGGCAGATCGCACGGCCCGGCGTGACGGCGCCCATCGCCAGCGCGACCTCGCTGGCGCAGCTCGAAGAGCTGGTGGTGGCCACGCAGCTCAAGCTGGACGCGGGCACCATCGACATGCTCGACCGCGCCAGCGCCGAGACGCCGGCCTGA
- a CDS encoding chromate transporter produces MHPSAPAAAPPPDHPHPQPASPRDLFVSFTWLALQGFGGVLAIVQREMVEKKKWLTPDQFLEDWAVAQVMPGPNVINLALMIGDRYFGLRGAIAAVAGMLTVPLFVILALAVLYAHYAANPQVAAALRGMGAVSGGLIAATGIKLIPQLRKHPLGFATCLGFVALVFAAIALLKIPLGWVLLAVGGVACVWTWKKISP; encoded by the coding sequence ATGCACCCGTCCGCACCCGCCGCGGCCCCGCCGCCAGACCACCCGCACCCGCAGCCCGCGTCGCCACGCGACCTTTTTGTTTCATTCACCTGGCTCGCGCTGCAGGGCTTCGGCGGCGTTCTCGCCATCGTCCAGCGCGAGATGGTCGAGAAGAAGAAGTGGCTCACGCCCGACCAGTTTCTCGAAGACTGGGCCGTGGCCCAGGTGATGCCGGGGCCGAACGTGATCAACCTCGCGCTGATGATCGGCGACCGCTACTTCGGCCTGCGCGGCGCCATCGCCGCGGTGGCGGGCATGCTCACGGTGCCGCTGTTTGTGATCCTTGCGCTGGCCGTGCTCTACGCGCACTACGCCGCCAACCCGCAGGTGGCGGCCGCGCTGCGCGGCATGGGCGCGGTGTCGGGCGGGCTGATTGCGGCCACGGGCATCAAGCTGATTCCGCAGCTGCGCAAGCACCCGCTGGGCTTTGCGACCTGCCTGGGGTTCGTGGCGCTGGTGTTCGCGGCCATCGCGCTGTTGAAGATTCCGCTGGGGTGGGTGCTGTTGGCCGTGGGCGGTGTGGCCTGCGTGTGGACCTGGAAGAAGATCTCCCCATGA
- a CDS encoding patatin-like phospholipase family protein, whose protein sequence is MTTTPKKKPRAATAASSSSPASSAAPPHPFIARREGMRAARKALVLQGGGALGAYQAGVYAALSETDLQPHWIAGVSIGAINAALIAGNAPAQRVDRLREFWHLVSSGPAQRLPSWLGDRATQNQWSATMASLVGIPGFFEPRYSPALLMGGAAPLLSYYDTSPLKATLERLIDFDRINACEARFSVGAVNVRTGNSVYFDNTRQRIGPEHIMASGALPPGFAPVHIDGDDYWDGGIVSNTPLQYVLDTHPRSEALVVLQVDLFNARGEMPHTLAGVMERQKDITYSSRTRMNTDALAANMNLQQAIADLIAKLPPGLRNDPSVVEVQAQLTHEPIDIFHLIYRDKSYELESKDYEFSRAAVEEHWESGVRDMGKTLAHPETLRADATVNGVTTFDLGEPGTGRIKRPGLSR, encoded by the coding sequence ATGACGACGACACCCAAGAAAAAGCCTCGCGCCGCCACCGCAGCTTCCTCTTCTTCTCCCGCTTCCTCCGCCGCACCACCCCATCCGTTCATCGCCCGCCGCGAAGGCATGCGCGCCGCCCGCAAGGCGCTGGTGCTGCAGGGCGGCGGTGCGCTCGGTGCGTACCAGGCGGGCGTGTATGCCGCGCTCAGCGAGACCGACCTGCAGCCGCACTGGATCGCGGGCGTGTCGATCGGCGCCATCAACGCCGCACTCATCGCCGGCAATGCGCCGGCGCAGCGGGTCGACCGGCTGCGCGAGTTCTGGCACCTCGTGTCTTCGGGGCCGGCGCAGCGCCTGCCGTCGTGGCTGGGCGACCGCGCCACGCAGAACCAGTGGAGCGCCACCATGGCCTCGCTGGTCGGCATTCCGGGCTTCTTCGAGCCGCGCTATTCGCCGGCCTTGCTGATGGGCGGTGCTGCGCCGCTGCTGAGCTACTACGACACCTCGCCGCTGAAGGCCACGCTGGAGCGGCTCATCGACTTCGACCGCATCAACGCCTGCGAGGCGCGCTTCAGCGTGGGCGCGGTCAACGTGCGCACGGGCAACTCGGTGTACTTCGACAACACGCGCCAGCGCATCGGCCCCGAGCACATCATGGCCAGCGGCGCATTGCCACCGGGCTTTGCGCCCGTGCACATCGACGGCGACGATTACTGGGACGGCGGCATCGTGTCGAACACGCCCCTGCAGTACGTGCTCGACACGCACCCGCGTTCCGAGGCGCTGGTGGTGCTGCAGGTCGACCTGTTCAACGCGCGCGGCGAAATGCCGCACACGCTGGCGGGCGTGATGGAGCGGCAGAAGGACATCACCTACTCGAGCCGCACGCGCATGAACACCGATGCGCTCGCGGCCAACATGAACCTGCAGCAGGCCATTGCCGACCTCATCGCCAAGCTGCCGCCGGGCCTGCGCAACGACCCGAGCGTGGTCGAGGTGCAGGCGCAGCTCACGCACGAGCCGATCGACATCTTTCACCTGATCTACCGCGACAAGTCGTACGAGCTGGAGTCGAAGGACTACGAGTTCTCGCGCGCCGCGGTGGAAGAGCACTGGGAATCGGGCGTGCGCGACATGGGCAAGACGCTCGCCCACCCCGAGACGCTGCGCGCCGACGCCACGGTGAACGGCGTGACCACCTTCGACCTCGGCGAGCCGGGCACCGGGCGTATCAAGCGGCCGGGGCTGTCGCGCTGA
- a CDS encoding 3-hydroxybutyrate dehydrogenase produces the protein MQLKDKVAYITGSASGIGKEIAVLFAQEGAKIIIADLNKEAADATAAELKATGAQAIGVGVDVTNEDQVNASVEEGAKAFGGIDILISNAGIQIVHPVEEFSFADWKKMLAIHLDGAFLTTKACLKHMYAQGRGGSVIYMGSVHSKEASLLKAPYVTAKHGLIGLSKTVAKEGAKHGVRANVICPGFVRTPLVEKQIPEQAKTLGITEEQVIKNVMLKETVDGEFTTTDDVARVALMFAAFPTNALTGQSLVVSHGWFMQ, from the coding sequence ATGCAACTCAAGGACAAGGTCGCCTACATCACCGGCTCGGCCAGCGGCATCGGCAAGGAAATCGCCGTGCTGTTCGCGCAGGAAGGCGCAAAGATCATCATTGCCGACCTCAACAAGGAAGCCGCCGACGCCACCGCCGCCGAACTGAAGGCGACGGGCGCGCAGGCCATCGGCGTGGGCGTCGACGTGACGAACGAGGACCAGGTCAATGCCTCGGTGGAAGAGGGCGCGAAAGCCTTCGGCGGCATCGACATTCTCATCAGCAATGCCGGCATCCAGATCGTGCATCCGGTCGAAGAGTTCAGTTTTGCCGACTGGAAGAAGATGCTCGCGATTCACCTCGACGGGGCGTTCCTCACCACCAAGGCCTGCCTCAAGCACATGTACGCGCAAGGCCGCGGCGGCAGCGTGATCTACATGGGCTCGGTGCACTCGAAGGAAGCCTCGCTGCTGAAGGCGCCCTACGTGACGGCCAAGCACGGCCTCATCGGGCTGTCCAAGACGGTCGCGAAAGAGGGCGCCAAGCACGGCGTGCGCGCCAACGTGATCTGCCCGGGCTTCGTGCGCACGCCGCTGGTCGAGAAGCAGATTCCCGAGCAGGCGAAAACGCTGGGCATCACCGAGGAGCAGGTCATCAAGAACGTGATGCTCAAGGAAACGGTCGATGGCGAATTCACCACGACGGACGACGTGGCGCGCGTCGCGCTGATGTTCGCGGCCTTCCCGACGAATGCGCTGACGGGCCAGTCGCTCGTGGTGAGCCACGGCTGGTTCATGCAATGA